From the Priestia koreensis genome, one window contains:
- a CDS encoding isochorismate synthase — protein sequence MTESFIQKTLQDASDFAKETGMPKLVSIVKDVHKMSPQTFLMNGKSVYNGDRFLWSDPDRSYIFAGVGISHIFTTDNADGRFQDIEREWKRFNEQTVVHSISYPYGTGPLIVGGFSFDPNKQSTNLWNKFPSAKFVIPAFLYTVVNDQAYFTANVMVHPHKEVHDYIKEVEEAEKMLLNFTTIPEKSSSIMVNKHEIEPDKWKKTIQKATSAIKQDEFEKVVLARELRVTFDQELKLEQITDRLMAEQPTSYVFAIEQGENCFLGASPERLVRKVKDNVYSTCLAGSIRRGKDEEEDQALGEELLTDEKNLIEHDVVVHMIKEAMSEYCEWIESPSHPALYKTKHIQHLYTPVEGEMKKDHTLLSLVEHLHPTPALGGYPKRTSVEFIRDVERLDRGWYAAPIGWMDVEGNGEFIVGIRSGLVQKNEASLFAGCGIVADSDPESEYDETNIKFNPMLSALGGATHDTH from the coding sequence ATGACAGAGAGTTTTATTCAAAAAACATTACAAGACGCTAGTGATTTTGCTAAAGAAACAGGAATGCCTAAATTAGTGAGCATAGTGAAAGACGTTCATAAAATGAGCCCCCAGACTTTTTTAATGAACGGAAAAAGTGTCTATAACGGAGACCGATTTTTATGGAGTGATCCAGATCGATCATATATATTCGCAGGTGTGGGGATTTCTCACATTTTTACAACAGATAATGCCGACGGACGTTTCCAAGATATTGAGAGAGAATGGAAGCGCTTTAATGAACAAACCGTTGTTCACAGCATTTCATATCCGTATGGGACAGGTCCTTTAATTGTAGGAGGATTTTCATTTGATCCCAACAAGCAGTCAACTAATTTGTGGAATAAGTTTCCGAGTGCGAAATTTGTTATTCCTGCCTTTCTGTATACAGTGGTCAATGACCAAGCATATTTTACAGCTAACGTAATGGTGCATCCTCATAAAGAAGTGCATGACTATATAAAAGAAGTAGAAGAAGCTGAAAAAATGCTCCTCAACTTCACGACAATTCCAGAGAAGTCTTCCTCTATCATGGTAAACAAACATGAAATAGAGCCAGATAAATGGAAAAAAACGATTCAAAAGGCTACGTCAGCGATTAAACAAGACGAATTTGAAAAAGTAGTGTTAGCTCGTGAGCTACGAGTGACCTTTGATCAAGAATTAAAACTTGAGCAAATTACAGATCGACTCATGGCTGAACAGCCAACGAGCTATGTGTTTGCAATAGAGCAAGGAGAGAATTGCTTTTTAGGCGCATCTCCTGAAAGACTTGTGAGAAAAGTAAAAGACAACGTTTATTCTACCTGTTTAGCTGGGTCCATTCGACGTGGTAAAGACGAAGAGGAAGATCAAGCCCTCGGAGAAGAATTGCTTACGGATGAGAAGAATCTAATTGAACATGATGTTGTGGTTCACATGATCAAAGAAGCGATGAGCGAATATTGTGAGTGGATTGAATCACCTTCTCATCCAGCACTATATAAAACAAAGCATATCCAACATTTATATACTCCCGTAGAAGGAGAAATGAAGAAGGACCATACATTGCTTTCTCTAGTGGAGCATCTTCATCCAACGCCAGCTCTTGGTGGTTACCCAAAACGAACGTCTGTTGAATTTATTCGCGACGTTGAGCGCTTGGATCGCGGCTGGTACGCTGCGCCTATAGGCTGGATGGATGTGGAAGGAAACGGAGAATTTATTGTAGGAATCCGTTCGGGTCTTGTACAAAAAAATGAAGCATCCTTATTTGCTGGGTGTGGCATCGTAGCGGACTCAGATCCAGAAAGTGAATATGACGAAACGAATATAAAATTCAACCCAATGCTATCAGCACTAGGAGGGGCTACACATGACACACATTGA